In the genome of Desulfuromonas sp. DDH964, one region contains:
- a CDS encoding cytochrome c biogenesis CcdA family protein, which produces MATGTDLTFWIAFSAGALSFSSPCVLPLIPSYVTYITGLTFGQLQEAHPGARTRLTVLYHTLAFILGFSVVFVALGALAGLASHAFQQHFREGLGWVQKGGGILIFLFGVHMSGLFHFGVLLGEKRVKIPNKPKGFVGTFLVGVAFAAGWTPCIGPILGAILALAAGTSGSVGQGVVLLSVYSAGLGIPFLVSAMLFHGFLSAFKRFRKHIRLVEIATGVMLMVVGAMLFLDFYGKLTGYLYRWLPATG; this is translated from the coding sequence ATGGCGACCGGCACCGACCTGACCTTCTGGATCGCGTTTTCCGCAGGGGCGCTCTCGTTTTCATCCCCTTGCGTGCTGCCGCTGATCCCTTCTTACGTTACCTACATTACCGGACTGACCTTCGGCCAGCTCCAGGAAGCCCACCCCGGCGCCAGGACGCGATTGACCGTCCTGTACCATACCCTCGCCTTCATCCTGGGTTTTTCCGTCGTCTTCGTCGCTTTGGGCGCGCTCGCCGGGCTGGCCTCCCACGCCTTTCAGCAGCACTTCCGCGAGGGCCTCGGATGGGTGCAGAAAGGCGGCGGGATCCTTATTTTCCTGTTTGGCGTTCATATGAGTGGCCTGTTCCACTTCGGCGTCCTGCTCGGGGAAAAGCGGGTCAAGATTCCCAACAAGCCCAAGGGGTTTGTGGGAACCTTCCTGGTCGGGGTGGCCTTTGCCGCGGGCTGGACCCCCTGTATCGGTCCGATCCTGGGCGCCATTCTGGCCTTGGCCGCCGGAACCAGCGGCAGCGTCGGGCAGGGAGTGGTTCTGCTGAGTGTCTATTCGGCGGGACTGGGCATCCCTTTCCTGGTTTCCGCCATGCTCTTTCACGGCTTTCTCTCTGCTTTCAAACGATTTCGTAAACATATCCGGCTGGTGGAGATCGCCACCGGCGTCATGCTGATGGTGGTCGGAGCGATGCTCTTTCTGGACTTTTACGGAAAGCTGACGGGCTACCTCTATCGCTGGCTTCCGGCCACCGGCTGA
- the lspA gene encoding signal peptidase II, which yields MSVDSARASAAAIAWRWWALAISVAAADQVTKLAVSTLMDYGQSIPLTGFFNLVHVWNTGAAFSFLADAGGWQRYFFIVITLGVSFVLIILLRKSRPRAEALGYSLILGGALGNGFDRVVRGYVVDSLDFYWRSWHWPAFNLADCSITLGVLCLLWSAYRTPAEQQSPEP from the coding sequence ATGTCTGTTGATAGCGCTCGCGCGAGTGCTGCCGCCATTGCCTGGCGCTGGTGGGCCCTGGCGATCAGCGTGGCGGCGGCCGATCAGGTCACCAAGCTCGCCGTTTCGACGCTGATGGACTACGGCCAAAGCATTCCCCTGACCGGATTTTTCAACCTGGTGCATGTCTGGAACACCGGCGCGGCGTTCAGTTTTCTGGCCGATGCCGGCGGCTGGCAACGCTACTTCTTTATCGTGATAACCCTCGGCGTGTCGTTCGTTCTAATCATCCTGCTGCGCAAATCGCGACCCAGGGCCGAGGCGCTCGGCTACAGCCTGATTCTGGGCGGTGCGCTCGGCAACGGCTTCGACCGTGTCGTGCGTGGTTATGTCGTCGACTCCCTGGACTTTTACTGGCGGAGCTGGCATTGGCCGGCGTTCAACCTTGCCGATTGCAGCATCACGCTCGGCGTACTCTGCCTGTTATGGAGTGCATATCGCACTCCCGCCGAACAGCAATCACCAGAACCATGA
- a CDS encoding DsbC family protein, whose translation MRITVYLLVGLFLFVSPAVAFKQLSSEKADCRSCHTLTKAEAKEIFTGFQGELLSVEQAEMPGFWEIGMKIKNQNVPLYLDYSKSYLVSGTIIRLKDRKNLTEESYRKLNPVDLSRIPTDDALLLGNPAAAKKIIVFTDPHCPYCVKLHEVMKEAVAKRSDLLFQIKLMPIKPSSKKVAETIACNESMEQLEAAFAKQEIPEASCESKVIEQNLAVAKSLGIRSTPTLILPNGQIAPGYKPLDALLEIIDQAVVSH comes from the coding sequence ATGCGGATTACTGTTTATCTTTTGGTCGGTCTTTTTCTGTTCGTTTCGCCGGCCGTTGCATTCAAACAGTTGAGCTCAGAAAAGGCAGATTGTCGCAGCTGCCATACGTTAACCAAGGCCGAGGCGAAAGAGATTTTTACCGGTTTTCAAGGTGAATTGTTGTCTGTAGAACAGGCTGAAATGCCCGGGTTCTGGGAAATCGGTATGAAAATAAAGAATCAGAATGTGCCGCTATATCTGGACTACTCCAAGTCCTACCTGGTCAGTGGCACCATCATACGGCTGAAAGACAGGAAGAACCTGACCGAAGAAAGCTACCGAAAACTCAACCCGGTTGATCTGTCTCGCATCCCGACCGATGATGCCTTACTTCTCGGCAACCCGGCGGCGGCAAAGAAGATCATCGTCTTCACCGACCCCCACTGCCCCTACTGCGTCAAGCTGCACGAGGTTATGAAAGAGGCCGTGGCAAAACGCTCCGACCTGTTGTTTCAGATCAAATTAATGCCGATCAAGCCGAGTTCGAAAAAAGTTGCGGAAACAATCGCCTGCAACGAGTCGATGGAGCAACTCGAAGCCGCCTTTGCCAAGCAAGAGATCCCGGAAGCAAGCTGCGAAAGCAAGGTCATCGAACAAAACCTGGCCGTCGCAAAATCCCTTGGTATCCGCAGTACCCCGACCCTGATTCTGCCGAATGGACAGATCGCTCCTGGTTATAAACCGCTGGATGCACTGCTCGAAATAATTGATCAGGCGGTTGTGAGTCATTGA
- a CDS encoding DUF1573 domain-containing protein, producing MSRLFTVGLILLAGLLAGNAWAAPKLVVEQPAFDFGEAPQGETVRHTFSFSNRGDEPLNIEKVKSSCGCTAALLSAKTLAPGESGELQANFDSTRFRGAVTKTISLYSNDPTQPVTQLKVKGIVRETLSVVPNRINLGAVTTGKTAVAQATLKNQSDGDLRLENVQTSSPDLVVKLSEGTLPAGQSTVMEIQLISRPGQNRFSGYVVIPAQDALKSDLRIPVQASIQRQTD from the coding sequence ATGTCACGTCTATTTACTGTCGGACTCATCCTGCTTGCGGGCCTACTGGCCGGTAACGCCTGGGCGGCGCCCAAACTTGTGGTTGAGCAACCGGCCTTCGATTTCGGGGAGGCTCCCCAGGGAGAGACGGTTCGTCACACCTTCAGTTTCAGCAACAGGGGCGATGAACCGCTGAACATCGAAAAAGTGAAAAGTTCCTGCGGCTGCACCGCTGCGCTGTTGTCAGCCAAGACGCTGGCTCCGGGCGAGAGCGGCGAACTCCAGGCGAATTTTGACAGCACCCGTTTCCGCGGTGCGGTGACCAAGACCATTTCCCTCTATAGCAACGACCCGACTCAGCCGGTCACGCAACTGAAAGTCAAAGGGATCGTCAGGGAGACGCTTTCGGTGGTGCCGAACCGGATCAACCTGGGGGCGGTCACAACGGGGAAAACCGCAGTTGCCCAAGCGACCCTGAAGAACCAATCCGATGGCGATCTGCGCCTGGAGAACGTGCAGACCAGTTCTCCCGATCTGGTGGTGAAGCTGTCTGAAGGAACGTTGCCCGCAGGGCAGAGTACAGTCATGGAAATCCAGCTGATCTCAAGGCCCGGCCAGAACCGTTTCAGTGGGTATGTCGTCATTCCAGCCCAAGACGCGCTTAAATCCGATCTGCGCATTCCCGTCCAGGCCAGCATCCAGCGGCAGACTGACTAA
- a CDS encoding right-handed parallel beta-helix repeat-containing protein, whose translation MRKFVLPWKLAGLVLLLFFPASCTATAPGSSSPVTGTVSGDLRWHGTVFVDGDVVIDEAARLIIEPGTEVIFLPPAPGQDLFTERPNFPGSELIVQGTLVAEGTVEEPITFRFVDPAAPGGSWGGINLRESPETRFRYVRITQANSAIHSHKSKAVIEESRIENNLFGLRFNATEFLIRNNLLRGNGTAIRFHFGAPVIRNNVITDNEKGIFITSYPSDYFIEGNNIAGNRRYAVVLGEEVPDDVRMAGNYWGTDNPEAIAASLFDGRKDDYLGKVLYGPFADAPFSSAGASWTP comes from the coding sequence ATGAGAAAATTCGTTTTACCGTGGAAACTTGCAGGCCTGGTTCTTCTCCTCTTTTTCCCGGCCTCCTGCACCGCCACTGCCCCCGGCAGCTCTTCCCCCGTGACGGGGACGGTGTCCGGCGATCTCCGCTGGCACGGGACGGTTTTCGTCGACGGGGACGTGGTGATCGACGAGGCGGCGCGGCTGATCATCGAGCCCGGTACCGAAGTAATTTTTCTTCCGCCCGCACCGGGGCAGGATCTGTTCACCGAACGCCCCAACTTTCCCGGCAGCGAGTTGATCGTTCAGGGGACCCTTGTCGCCGAAGGGACGGTTGAGGAACCCATCACCTTCCGCTTCGTCGATCCGGCTGCGCCCGGCGGCAGCTGGGGCGGGATCAACCTGCGCGAGAGTCCCGAGACCCGGTTTCGTTACGTCCGCATCACCCAGGCCAACAGCGCCATTCACAGCCACAAGTCCAAAGCTGTCATCGAAGAATCCCGGATAGAAAACAACCTGTTCGGGCTGCGATTCAACGCGACCGAGTTCCTCATCCGAAACAACCTGCTGCGCGGCAACGGCACCGCCATCCGTTTTCATTTCGGCGCTCCGGTGATTCGCAACAATGTCATCACCGACAATGAAAAGGGGATCTTCATCACCTCCTATCCCAGCGATTATTTCATTGAAGGGAACAACATCGCCGGCAACCGCCGCTATGCCGTCGTGCTTGGGGAAGAGGTGCCGGACGATGTGCGGATGGCTGGCAATTACTGGGGAACCGACAACCCCGAAGCGATCGCGGCTTCACTCTTCGACGGGCGCAAGGACGATTATCTGGGCAAGGTCCTCTATGGCCCCTTTGCTGATGCCCCTTTCTCGTCGGCCGGAGCGTCCTGGACGCCGTGA
- a CDS encoding TlpA disulfide reductase family protein translates to MRYLVLIVLLVLVGGGAYIYFNLPSTTEVVATAVVSGDVAPDFQLEDTKGNRVSLSALRGKVVMVNFWATWCPPCKEEMPSMEKLNQIIAGEDFVMLAINTEENGRSVVPAFLKNNPHDFTVLYDDKGTVQQQYGVYRVPESFIIRKDGTVDKKVIGAIDWASPKTIAYFKGLVKG, encoded by the coding sequence ATGCGTTATTTGGTCTTGATTGTCTTGCTCGTGTTGGTAGGCGGTGGAGCCTATATTTATTTCAACCTTCCTTCAACGACGGAGGTGGTTGCAACGGCAGTGGTTTCCGGCGATGTCGCCCCTGACTTTCAGCTCGAAGACACCAAAGGCAACAGAGTCAGCCTGTCTGCATTGCGCGGCAAGGTTGTCATGGTGAACTTCTGGGCGACCTGGTGCCCGCCATGCAAGGAAGAGATGCCTTCGATGGAGAAACTCAATCAGATCATCGCGGGTGAAGATTTTGTCATGCTGGCGATCAACACAGAGGAGAATGGCCGATCTGTTGTTCCGGCATTTTTAAAGAATAATCCGCATGATTTCACCGTCCTTTATGACGACAAGGGGACCGTGCAGCAACAATACGGCGTCTACAGGGTCCCCGAGTCCTTCATCATCCGCAAAGACGGCACAGTCGACAAAAAAGTTATTGGCGCCATCGACTGGGCCAGCCCGAAAACGATTGCCTATTTCAAGGGGCTGGTCAAGGGATAA